The Camelina sativa cultivar DH55 chromosome 14, Cs, whole genome shotgun sequence genome includes a window with the following:
- the LOC104740418 gene encoding uncharacterized protein LOC104740418, with amino-acid sequence MERNSSDEEEDHQNLIPQNDTRDNDLNLHRENKPLSARANGGGRSPRSAFQIDEIASPARNRWKISLNKRYVVGAVSLTLFLGVLFLFTDTRRFFSVDLSSFKLDPLTSRVKESELQALYLLRQQQLALVSLLNRTLVDQSANFNSSNAIGSSVVIDNVKAALVKQISVNKEIEEVLLSPHRNGNYSITGSGLDSISGSYYDDARCRKVDQKKLLDRKTIEWNPRSDRFLFAICLSGQMSNHLICLEKHMFFAALLDRVLVIPSPKFDYQYDRVIDIDRINTCLGRTVVISFDQFKEIDKKNNAHIDRFICYFSSPQPCYVDEEHIKKLKGLGISIGGKLEAPWSEDIKQPTKRTSQEVVEKFKSDDGVIAIGDVFYADMEQDLVMQPGGPIKHKCKTLIEPSKLILVTAQRFIQTFLGKNFISLHLRRHGFLKFCNAKSPSCFYPIPQAADCISRMVERANAPVIYLSTDAAESETGLLQSLVVVDGKVIPLVKRPPRNSAEKWDSLLYRHGIEDDTQVTKLLLVYGPKTFFSTGIVTPVWYCKRNQF; translated from the exons ATGGAGCGTAACTCGTCGGACGAAGAAGAGGACCACCAGAATTTGATCCCACAGAACGACACTAGAGACAACGATCTCAACCTCCACCGGGAAAATAAGCCTCTCTCCGCCAGGGCTAACGGCGGTGGCAGGAGTCCGAGATCGGCGTTCCAGATCGACGAAATCGCATCGCCAGCTCGCAACCGTTGGAAAATCTCACTCAACAAGCGTTACGTCGTTGGTGCCGTCTCTCTAACTCTATTCCTCGGGGTTTTGTTCTTATTTACTGATACTCGTAGATTCTTCTCGGTGGATCTCTCGAGCTTTAAGCTTGATCCACTAACGAGTCGGGTCAAGGAATCTGAGCTGCAAGCTCTGTATCTCCTGAGGCAGCAACAGCTTGCGCTTGTATCTCTCTTGAACCGTACATTGGTAGATCAATCAGCCAATTTCAATTCTTCGAATGCAATTGGTTCGTCTGTAGTAATAGACAATGTGAAAGCAGCTCTAGTGAAGCAGATCTCAGTGAATAAGGAAATCGAAGAGGTGCTTCTATCACCACACAGGAATGGGAATTACTCTATCACTGGTTCTGGTTTAGATAGTATCAGTGGTTCTTACTATGATGATGCTAGATGTAGAAAGGTAGATCAGAAGAAGTTGTTGGATCGGAAAACAATTGAATGGAATCCTAGATCAGATAGATTCCTTTTTGCTATCTGTCTCTCAGGTCAAATGAGCAACCACTTGATTTGTTTAGAGAAACATATGTTCTTTGCTGCTCTGCTAGATCGAGTTCTGGTGATCCCAAGTCCTAAGTTTGATTACCAGTATGATAGAGTGATAGATATAGATCGGATTAACACGTGCTTGGGAAGAACTGTTGTCATTTCTTTTGATCAGTTCAAGGAGATTGATAAGAAGAACAATGCTCACATTGACAGGTTCATCTGTTACTTCTCATCGCCACAGCCTTGTTATGTGGACGAGGAGCATATTAAGAAGCTGAAAGGATTGGGGATTTCCATTGGTGGGAAGCTTGAGGCTCCGTGGAGTGAAGATATAAAACAACCAACTAAGAGAACTTCTCAAGAGGTAGTGGAAAAGTTTAAGTCTGATGATGGTGTGATCGCCATAGGGGATGTCTTCTATGCTGATATGGAGCAAGATTTGGTGATGCAACCTGGTGGACCCATCAAGCACAAATGCAAAACACTGATTGAACCCAGTAAGCTCATTTTGGTGACAGCACAACGATTCATCCAGACATTCTTAGGAAAGAATTTCATCTCGCTTCATCTCCGTAGACATGGGTTTCTGAAGTTCTg CAATGCAAAATCGCCAAGTTGCTTTTATCCCATACCACAAGCTGCAGACTGCATCAGTCGGATGGTGGAAAGGGCCAATGCTCCAGTCATCTACCTTTCAACAGATGCTGCAGAAAGCGAAACGGGTCTGCTTCAGTCACTAGTAGTCGTTGATGGAAAAGTCATCCCCCTTGTCAAGCGTCCACCTCGCAACTCAGCAGAGAAGTGGGATTCGTTGTTGTATAGACATGGTATAGAAGATGACACACAGGTAACGAAGTTATTACTTGTTTATGGGCCAAAGACTTTCTTCTCTACTGGAATCGTAACTCCAGTGTGGTACtgtaaaagaaatcaattcTAA
- the LOC104740420 gene encoding uncharacterized protein LOC104740420, with protein MKRYGLVALVLLLVALFSSKYSVEGRSLLTMTPSGQAVRDLQISKEMKKGPLRGEKDSFRKIPRSGSNPIQNKCNPPVDVEGSRKQQVTASKKP; from the exons ATGAAGAGATATGGTTTAGTGGCTCTGGTTCTGTTACTTGTAGCTCTCTTTAGCAGCAAGTATAGTGTAGAGGGCCGTTCTCTGTTAACGATGACACCTTCTGGTCAAGCTGTGAGAGATTTACAGATAAGCAAGGAGATGAAAAAAGGGCCGCTTAGGGGAGAAAAAGATAGCTTCAGAAAAATCCCAAGGAGCGGCTCAAACCCTATACAGAACAA GTGTAATCCACCAGTAGATGTTGAAGGAAGTAGGAAACAGCAGGTCACAGCATCAAAAAAACCTTAG
- the LOC104743353 gene encoding protein SRC2 homolog: MTISTVVCMDYPQQAGGYPPSGPGGYPPPGAYPQQGGYPGYPPPQQGGYPGYPPQGPYGYPQQQGYPPQGPYGYPQQQAYGKPQKPKKSGKAGMGLGLGLGAGLLGGLLVGEAVSDIADMGDMGDMGGDFDF; this comes from the coding sequence ATGACGATAAGCACGGTGGTGTGTATGGATTATCCACAACAAGCTGGTGGTTACCCGCCATCTGGACCCGGTGGTTATCCGCCACCTGGTGCTTACCCGCAGCAAGGAGGTTACCCGGGGTATCCGCCACCGCAACAGGGTGGATATCCGGGTTATCCGCCACAGGGTCCATACGGTTACCCGCAACAGCAAGGGTATCCGCCTCAGGGTCCATATGGATACCCGCAACAACAGGCTTATGGTAAACCGCAGAAACCGAAGAAGAGTGGTAAGGCTGGAATGGGACTAGGTCTTGGGCTTGGAGCTGGTTTGTTGGGTGGGTTGCTTGTTGGTGAAGCTGTTTCTGACATTGCTGATATGGGTGATATGGGTGACATGGGTGGTGATTTCGACTTCTGA
- the LOC104740417 gene encoding ATPase 10, plasma membrane-type isoform X1 translates to MAENLDKPLLDRDSFDRKGIDLGTLPLEEVFEYLKTSPKGLLSGVAEERLNLFGPNRLEEKQENKFLKFLGFMWNPLSWVMEAAALMAIALANSERLGPDWEDFVGIVCLLLINATISFFEENNAGNAAAALMARLALKTRVLRDGQWQEQDASILVPGDIISIKLGDIIPADARLLEGDPLKIDQSVLTGESLPVTKKKGEQVFSGSTCKQGEIEAVVIATGASTFFGKTARLVDSTDVTGHFQQVLTAIGNFCICSIAVGMVLEIIVMFPIQHRSYRVGINNLLVLLIGGIPIAMPTVLSVTLAIGSHRLSQQGAITKRMTVIEEMAGMDVLCCDKTGTLTLNSLTVDKNLIEVFADYMDKDTILLLAGRASRLENQDAIDAAIVSMLADPKEARASIREIHFLPFNPVDKRTAITYIDSNERWYRATKGAPEQVLSLCQQKNEIAQRVHAIIDRFAEKGLRSLAVAYQEIPEKSTNSPGGPWRFCGLLPLFDPPRHDSAETILRALSLGVCVKMITGDQLAIAKETGRRLGMGTNMYPSSSLLGHNNDEHEAIPVDELIEMADGFAGVFPEHKYEIVKILQEMKHVVGMTGDGVNDAPALKKADIGIAVADATDAARSSADIVLTEPGLSVIISAVLTSRAIFQRMRNYTVYAVSITIRIVLGFTLLALIWEYDFPPFMVLIIAVLNDGTIMTISKDRVRPSPTPESWKLNQIFATGIVIGTYLALVTVLFYWIIVFTTFFEKHFHVKSIANISKQISSAVYLQVSIISQALIFVTRSRGWSFFERPGTLLVFAFVLAQLAATLIAVYANISFANITSIGWGWAGVIWLYSLIFYIPLDIIKFVFHYALSGEAWNLVLDRKTAFTYKKDYGKDDGTANVTISKRSRSAEEVSGSGASWITEQTRRRGEIARFSLAAWRGTLGVKHLESVIKLKQIDPKMIGAAHTI, encoded by the exons GTTTCTGAAATTCCTAGGTTTTATGTGGAACCCATTGTCATGGGTTATGGAAGCTGCAGCATTGATGGCCATCGCCCTCGCTAATAGTGAA AGACTGGGTCCTGACTGGGAAGACTTTGTTGGAATTGTTTGCCTTTTACTGATCAACGCAACAATCAGCTTCTTTGAAGAAAACAATGCTGGCAATGCTGCTGCAGCTCTTATGGCTCGCTTGGCTCTAAAGACAAGA GTACTTAGAGATGGACAGTGGCAAGAGCAAGATGCATCTATCTTGGTACCTGGTGATATAATTAGCATAAAGCTTGGGGATATCATTCCTGCAGATGCTCGTCTTCTTGAAGGAGACCCCTTGAAGATTGATCAG TCAGTGCTGACTGGAGAATCACTACCTGTGACCAAGAAGAAGGGTGAACAAGTCTTTTCTGGTTCTACTTGTAAACAAGGTGAAATAGAAGCTGTTGTGATAGCAACTGGAGCGAGCACCTTCTTTGGAAAAACAGCACGCTTGGTGGACAGCACAGATGTAACCGGACATTTTCAGCAG GTTCTTACAGCAATAGGAAACTTCTGCATTTGCTCTATTGCTGTTGGAATGGTTCTTGAAATCATTGTCATGTTCCCTATACAACATCGTTCCTACAGAGTTGGGATCAATAACCTTCTTGTACTACTGATTGGAGGGATACCCATTGCCATGCCTACTGTACTATCTGTCACACTTGCTATTGGGTCTCATCGACTTTCTCAACAG GGTGCCATTACGAAAAGGATGACCGTAATAGAGGAAATGGCTGGGATGGATGTACTCTGCTGTGATAAAACTGGAACCCTTACATTGAATAGTCTTACCGTTGATAAAAATCTTATTGAG GTTTTCGCCGACTACATGGACAAGGACACAATTTTGTTGCTTGCAGGCCGAGCTTCACGACTAGAAAATCAGGATGCTATAGATGCAGCCATTGTTAGCATGCTTGCTGATCCTAAAGAG GCACGTGCAAGTATTAGAGAAATTCATTTCTTGCCGTTCAATCCTGTGGACAAACGTACTGCAATAACATATATTGATTCAAATGAGAGATGGTATCGTGCTACCAAAGGAGCTCCTGAACAG GTTCTAAGCTTGTGTCAACAGAAAAATGAGATTGCGCAAAGAGTTCACGCCATCATTGACAGATTTGCAGAAAAAGGTTTGAGGTCTCTTGCGGTTGCTTATCAG GAAATTCCAGAGAAAAGCACCAATAGTCCTGGAGGACCATGGAGGTTCTGTGGTTTGTTGCCACTGTTTGATCCTCCAAGGCATGACAGCGCTGAAACCATCCTTAGAGCTCTTAGCCTTGGAGTTTGCGTTAAGATGATCACTG GAGATCAGTTGGCCATTGCAAAGGAGACAGGCAGACGTCTTGGAATGGGAACCAATATGTATCCCTCTTCCTCTTTGTTAGGCCACAACAACGATGAGCATGAAGCCATACCAGTGGATGAGCTAATTGAAATGGCAGATGGATTTGCTGGAGTATTCCCTG AACACAAGTATGAGATTGTAAAGATTTTACAAGAAATGAAGCATGTGGTTGGAATGACCGGAGATGGTGTGAATGATGCTCCTGCTCTCAAAAAAGCTGACATCGGAATAGCTGTCGCGGATGCAACAGATGCCGCAAGAAGTTCTGCTGACATAGTACTAACTGAGCCTGGCTTAAGTGTAATTATCAGTGCTGTCTTGACCAGCAGAGCCATTTTCCAGCGAATGAGGAACTACACA GTATATGCAGTCTCTATCACCATACGAATAGTG CTTGGTTTTACACTTTTAGCGTTGATATGGGAATACGACTTCCCACCTTTCATGGTTCTGATAATCGCAGTACTCAATGACG GGACAATCATGACTATTTCTAAAGATCGAGTCAGGCCATCTCCTACACCCGAAAGTTGGAAGCTCAACCAGATATTTGCGACTGGAATTGTCATTGGAACTTACCTAGCATTGGTCACCGTCCTCTTCTACTGGATCATTGTCTTTACAACCTTCTTTGAG AAACACTTCCATGTAAAATCAATCGCCAACATCAGTAAACAAATTTCATCCGCTGTGTATCTCCAAGTGAGCATCATCAGTCAGGCACTCATATTTGTAACACGTAGTCGAGGCTGGTCATTTTTCGAACGTCCTGGGACCCTCTTGGTTTTTGCCTTCGTTCTTGCTCAACTT GCAGCTACATTGATTGCTGTCTATGCCAATATCAGCTTTGCTAACATCACCAGCATTGGATGGGGATGGGCAGGTGTTATATGGTTATACAGTCTAATATTTTACATACCTCTAGATATTATAAAGTTTGTCTTTCACTACGCATTGAGTGGAGAAGCTTGGAATCTTGTATTGGACCGTAAG ACAGcttttacttataagaaagatTATGGGAAAGATGATGGAACGGCTAATGTAACCATCTCTAAGAGAAGTCGTTCTGCAGAAGAAGTCAGTGGAAGTGGCGCTTCTTGGATCACTGAACAAACCAGGAGGCGTGGAGAAATTGCCAGGTTCTCTTTG GCGGCTTGGAGAGGTACACTCGGCGTCAAGCATTTAGAATCGGTGATCAAGCTCAAACAAATTGACCCAAAGATGATCGGTGCAGCTCACACCATTTGA
- the LOC104740419 gene encoding ubiquitin-conjugating enzyme E2 34: MAEKACIKRLQKEYRALCKEPVSHVVARPSPNDILEWHYVLEGSEGTPFAGGFYYGKIKFSPEYPYKPPGITMTTPNGRFMTQKKICLSMSDFHPESWNPMWSVSSILTGLLSFMMDTSPTTGSVNTTVAEKQRLAKSSLAFNCKTPAFRKLFPEYVEKYNQLQVAEEAATQPTAPESPQKSSTKAESEKTVDPAKEDSEGVLKGRVKNKKQGLPAWIILLLVSVFGVVMALPLLQL, from the exons ATGGCAGAAAAGGCTTGTATAAAACGTCTTCAAAAGGAATATAGAGCACTTTGCAAG GAACCAGTCTCCCATGTTGTTGCTCGTCCTTCCCCGAATGACATTCTCGAGTGGC ATTATGTGTTGGAAGGTAGTGAGGGAACACCTTTTGCAG GTGGATTTTACTATGGAAAGATCAAGTTCTCTCCCGAGTATCCTTACAAGCCACCCGGGATTAC AATGACTACACCAAATGGTCGATTCATgacacaaaagaaaatttgtttgtcTATGAGTGATT TTCATCCAGAAAGCTGGAATCCGATGTGGTCTGTGTCAAG CATACTGACAGGACTTCTCTCGTTTATG ATGGATACCAGTCCGACAACTGGAAGTGTAAACACTACTGTAGCTGAGAAACAACGGTTGGCTAAGTCATCTCTCGCGTTCAATTGTAAAAC CCCTGCATTTCGTAAGCTATTTCCAGAGTACGTAGAGAAGTACAACCAGCTGCAAGTAGCCGAGGAAGCTGCCACGCAACCGACAGCACCAGAGTCTCCTCAAAAGAGCAGTACCAAAGCTGAGTCAGAGAAAACCGTTGACCCAGCAAAGGAGGACTCAGAAGGTGTCTTGAAGGGGAGGgtaaagaacaagaaacaggGGTTACCAGCGTGGATAATACTGTTGCTAGTGTCGGTTTTCGGTGTTGTAATGGCGTTGCCTTTACTCCAACTGTGA
- the LOC104740417 gene encoding ATPase 10, plasma membrane-type isoform X2, producing the protein MAENLDKPLLDRDSFDRKGIDLGTLPLEEVFEYLKTSPKGLLSGVAEERLNLFGPNRLEEKQENKFLKFLGFMWNPLSWVMEAAALMAIALANSERLGPDWEDFVGIVCLLLINATISFFEENNAGNAAAALMARLALKTRVLRDGQWQEQDASILVPGDIISIKLGDIIPADARLLEGDPLKIDQSVLTGESLPVTKKKGEQVFSGSTCKQGEIEAVVIATGASTFFGKTARLVDSTDVTGHFQQVLTAIGNFCICSIAVGMVLEIIVMFPIQHRSYRVGINNLLVLLIGGIPIAMPTVLSVTLAIGSHRLSQQGAITKRMTVIEEMAGMDVLCCDKTGTLTLNSLTVDKNLIEVFADYMDKDTILLLAGRASRLENQDAIDAAIVSMLADPKEARASIREIHFLPFNPVDKRTAITYIDSNERWYRATKGAPEQKNEIAQRVHAIIDRFAEKGLRSLAVAYQEIPEKSTNSPGGPWRFCGLLPLFDPPRHDSAETILRALSLGVCVKMITGDQLAIAKETGRRLGMGTNMYPSSSLLGHNNDEHEAIPVDELIEMADGFAGVFPEHKYEIVKILQEMKHVVGMTGDGVNDAPALKKADIGIAVADATDAARSSADIVLTEPGLSVIISAVLTSRAIFQRMRNYTVYAVSITIRIVLGFTLLALIWEYDFPPFMVLIIAVLNDGTIMTISKDRVRPSPTPESWKLNQIFATGIVIGTYLALVTVLFYWIIVFTTFFEKHFHVKSIANISKQISSAVYLQVSIISQALIFVTRSRGWSFFERPGTLLVFAFVLAQLAATLIAVYANISFANITSIGWGWAGVIWLYSLIFYIPLDIIKFVFHYALSGEAWNLVLDRKTAFTYKKDYGKDDGTANVTISKRSRSAEEVSGSGASWITEQTRRRGEIARFSLAAWRGTLGVKHLESVIKLKQIDPKMIGAAHTI; encoded by the exons GTTTCTGAAATTCCTAGGTTTTATGTGGAACCCATTGTCATGGGTTATGGAAGCTGCAGCATTGATGGCCATCGCCCTCGCTAATAGTGAA AGACTGGGTCCTGACTGGGAAGACTTTGTTGGAATTGTTTGCCTTTTACTGATCAACGCAACAATCAGCTTCTTTGAAGAAAACAATGCTGGCAATGCTGCTGCAGCTCTTATGGCTCGCTTGGCTCTAAAGACAAGA GTACTTAGAGATGGACAGTGGCAAGAGCAAGATGCATCTATCTTGGTACCTGGTGATATAATTAGCATAAAGCTTGGGGATATCATTCCTGCAGATGCTCGTCTTCTTGAAGGAGACCCCTTGAAGATTGATCAG TCAGTGCTGACTGGAGAATCACTACCTGTGACCAAGAAGAAGGGTGAACAAGTCTTTTCTGGTTCTACTTGTAAACAAGGTGAAATAGAAGCTGTTGTGATAGCAACTGGAGCGAGCACCTTCTTTGGAAAAACAGCACGCTTGGTGGACAGCACAGATGTAACCGGACATTTTCAGCAG GTTCTTACAGCAATAGGAAACTTCTGCATTTGCTCTATTGCTGTTGGAATGGTTCTTGAAATCATTGTCATGTTCCCTATACAACATCGTTCCTACAGAGTTGGGATCAATAACCTTCTTGTACTACTGATTGGAGGGATACCCATTGCCATGCCTACTGTACTATCTGTCACACTTGCTATTGGGTCTCATCGACTTTCTCAACAG GGTGCCATTACGAAAAGGATGACCGTAATAGAGGAAATGGCTGGGATGGATGTACTCTGCTGTGATAAAACTGGAACCCTTACATTGAATAGTCTTACCGTTGATAAAAATCTTATTGAG GTTTTCGCCGACTACATGGACAAGGACACAATTTTGTTGCTTGCAGGCCGAGCTTCACGACTAGAAAATCAGGATGCTATAGATGCAGCCATTGTTAGCATGCTTGCTGATCCTAAAGAG GCACGTGCAAGTATTAGAGAAATTCATTTCTTGCCGTTCAATCCTGTGGACAAACGTACTGCAATAACATATATTGATTCAAATGAGAGATGGTATCGTGCTACCAAAGGAGCTCCTGAACAG AAAAATGAGATTGCGCAAAGAGTTCACGCCATCATTGACAGATTTGCAGAAAAAGGTTTGAGGTCTCTTGCGGTTGCTTATCAG GAAATTCCAGAGAAAAGCACCAATAGTCCTGGAGGACCATGGAGGTTCTGTGGTTTGTTGCCACTGTTTGATCCTCCAAGGCATGACAGCGCTGAAACCATCCTTAGAGCTCTTAGCCTTGGAGTTTGCGTTAAGATGATCACTG GAGATCAGTTGGCCATTGCAAAGGAGACAGGCAGACGTCTTGGAATGGGAACCAATATGTATCCCTCTTCCTCTTTGTTAGGCCACAACAACGATGAGCATGAAGCCATACCAGTGGATGAGCTAATTGAAATGGCAGATGGATTTGCTGGAGTATTCCCTG AACACAAGTATGAGATTGTAAAGATTTTACAAGAAATGAAGCATGTGGTTGGAATGACCGGAGATGGTGTGAATGATGCTCCTGCTCTCAAAAAAGCTGACATCGGAATAGCTGTCGCGGATGCAACAGATGCCGCAAGAAGTTCTGCTGACATAGTACTAACTGAGCCTGGCTTAAGTGTAATTATCAGTGCTGTCTTGACCAGCAGAGCCATTTTCCAGCGAATGAGGAACTACACA GTATATGCAGTCTCTATCACCATACGAATAGTG CTTGGTTTTACACTTTTAGCGTTGATATGGGAATACGACTTCCCACCTTTCATGGTTCTGATAATCGCAGTACTCAATGACG GGACAATCATGACTATTTCTAAAGATCGAGTCAGGCCATCTCCTACACCCGAAAGTTGGAAGCTCAACCAGATATTTGCGACTGGAATTGTCATTGGAACTTACCTAGCATTGGTCACCGTCCTCTTCTACTGGATCATTGTCTTTACAACCTTCTTTGAG AAACACTTCCATGTAAAATCAATCGCCAACATCAGTAAACAAATTTCATCCGCTGTGTATCTCCAAGTGAGCATCATCAGTCAGGCACTCATATTTGTAACACGTAGTCGAGGCTGGTCATTTTTCGAACGTCCTGGGACCCTCTTGGTTTTTGCCTTCGTTCTTGCTCAACTT GCAGCTACATTGATTGCTGTCTATGCCAATATCAGCTTTGCTAACATCACCAGCATTGGATGGGGATGGGCAGGTGTTATATGGTTATACAGTCTAATATTTTACATACCTCTAGATATTATAAAGTTTGTCTTTCACTACGCATTGAGTGGAGAAGCTTGGAATCTTGTATTGGACCGTAAG ACAGcttttacttataagaaagatTATGGGAAAGATGATGGAACGGCTAATGTAACCATCTCTAAGAGAAGTCGTTCTGCAGAAGAAGTCAGTGGAAGTGGCGCTTCTTGGATCACTGAACAAACCAGGAGGCGTGGAGAAATTGCCAGGTTCTCTTTG GCGGCTTGGAGAGGTACACTCGGCGTCAAGCATTTAGAATCGGTGATCAAGCTCAAACAAATTGACCCAAAGATGATCGGTGCAGCTCACACCATTTGA